A stretch of Rhinoderma darwinii isolate aRhiDar2 chromosome 4, aRhiDar2.hap1, whole genome shotgun sequence DNA encodes these proteins:
- the SEC62 gene encoding translocation protein SEC62 — protein MAERRRHKKRIQEVGEPTKDEKAIAKYLRFSCPSKSTNMMGHRVDYFVASKAVDRLLDSKWAKAKKGEEALFTNRESVVDFCNKLLKKQFFHRALKVMKMKPERDPKKEKEKGKNDSAKEEEKKSKKDTSKEDKAKKDKEKKKEAEKEESKKDETPGTPKKKETKRKFKLEPHEDQVFLDGNEVYVWIYDPVHFKTFAMGLILVIAVIAATLFPLWPAEMRVGVYYLSVGAGCFVASILLLAVARCILFLIIWLLTGGRHHFWFLPNLTADVGFIDSFRPLYTHEYKGPKAEQKKDEKQESKKPVKSDSEDKSDSEKKEEEENKVAEAADGSGTEGSGPERQSDTDSDRREDEGSQHSNGNDFEMITKEELEQQTDEGDCEEDDQEETAETEPLCEKS, from the exons GAGGTAGGTGAGCCAACCAAAGATGAAAAGGCAATTGCTAAGTACCTGCGTTTTAGCTGCCCATCGAAGTCTACCAACATGATGGGGCACAGAGTTGACTACTTTGTTG cTTCCAAAGCAGTGGACCGTCTTCTGGATTCAAAATGGGCAAAAGCAAAAAAAGGAGAGGAAGCCTTGTTTACGAACCGGGAGTCTGTAGTTGACTTTTGCAACAA GCTTCTTAAGAAACAATTCtttcaccgtgcattaaaagtaatGAAAATGAAGCCAGAGAGAGACCCAAAGAAGGAGAAAGAAAAAGGCAAAAATGATAGTGCCAAAGAAGAGGAGAAAAAGAGCAAAAAAGATACTTCTAAAGAGGATAAAGCAAAGAaagataaagagaaaaaaaaggaagcGGAGAAGGAAGAGAGCAAAAAG GATGAGACTCCTGGAACTCCTAAGAAAAAGGAAACCAAGAGAAAGTTTAAGCTTGAGCCGCATGAAGATCAGGTTTTCCTGGATGGTAATGAG GTGTATGTGTGGATATACGATCCAGTCCATTTTAAAACTTTTGCTATGGGCCTCATCCTTG TAATTGCTGTGATCGCTGCCACCCTCTTTCCTCTATGGCCAGCTGAAATGCGTGTTGGAGTTTATTATCTCAGCGTTGGAGCAGGTTGTTTTGTGGCCAGTATTCTACTTCTTGCTGTGG cTAGATGCATTTTATTCCTTATCATCTGGCTCTTGACTGGAGGGAGACACCACTTCTGGTTCCTGCCTAACCTGACGGCTGATGTTGGCTTCATCGACTCCTTCCGACCACTGTATACTCACGAGTACAAGGGACCAAAGGCTGAACAGAAGAAAGATGAAAAACAAGAGTCTAAAAAGCCTGTCAAATCTGACAGCGAAGATAAATCTGACAGCGAGaaaaaggaggaagaggagaataAGGTCGCTGAAGCAGCAGATGGATCCGGCACAGAAGGCTCGGGTCCAGAAAGGCAGTCAGACACAGACAGTGACAGGCGGGAGGATGAAGGCTCACAGCACAGTAACGGCAATGATTTTGAAATGATCACGAAAGAGGAACTTGAGCAGCAGACGGATGAAGGAGACTGCGAGGAAGACGACCAGGAAGAAACAGCCGAGACAGAGCCTCTGTGCGAAAAATCTTAA